The window TTTTCCCTGCTCGACCTGAAGCGCTTCGCGGACAGCCGCGGCTATCGGGGCATCGGCTACCGGGATCTCGGCATCGAGGATCTGGTCAAGTTCGGCCCCACCATCGTGCCCATCCGCGTCCACGGCTACAACCACTTCGTGATTTTCCGGGGCCTGGAAGACGGGCACGTGCTGCTGGCGGACCCGGCCTTCGGCAACCGCCGCATGCCACTGGACCAATTTAAAGCCGCCTGGCTGCAGAATCTGGGCTTCGTCGTGGTGCGCCGCGACGGCCTGGCCGTCCCCACCCAGCTGCACGCCCAGCCGGCGGACTTCACCGACCTGCCCGGTGCGGCCCTGCGCGCGGCCTTGCGCTGAGCCGGCCGGCCCGCGGCGGGCTTGGAAGGCCGCTTTCCGGCGGCTCCCTGCCGACATCGACCACGAAAAACGAGAAGGAGGCACCATGCAGCGCTCACCCCGGCACGCCATTCGCCTCGCCGCCCTGTTCACCGTCTTCAGCGCCTGTCCCACACCCGTGCTGGCGCAAAGCGCACCGC of the Thermithiobacillus tepidarius DSM 3134 genome contains:
- a CDS encoding C39 family peptidase translates to MSKRRTPGRHAPAICKYRRPWPLTALCLCLAAAPAWAGNLLGDRPVRSLLEIRYQNVVPQKWDISCGAAALATVLNYQHHDTVTEKEVAKAMLKGNDPARVRARLGFSLLDLKRFADSRGYRGIGYRDLGIEDLVKFGPTIVPIRVHGYNHFVIFRGLEDGHVLLADPAFGNRRMPLDQFKAAWLQNLGFVVVRRDGLAVPTQLHAQPADFTDLPGAALRAALR